The Rhinopithecus roxellana isolate Shanxi Qingling chromosome 9, ASM756505v1, whole genome shotgun sequence genome contains a region encoding:
- the DCTN6 gene encoding dynactin subunit 6 — MAEKTQKSVKIAPGAVVCVESEIRGDVTIGPRTVIHPKARIIAEAGPIVIGEGNLIEEQALIINAYPDNITPDTEDPEPKPMIIGTNNVFEVGCYSQAMKMGDNNVIESKAYVGRNVILTSGCIIGACCNLNTFEVIPENTVIYGADCLRRVQTERPQPQTLQLDFLMKILPNYHHLKKTMKGSSTPVKN; from the exons TGTGAAGATTGCTCCTGGAGCAGTGGTATGTGTAGAAAGTGAAATCAGAGGAGATGTAACTATCG GACCTCGGACAGTGATCCACCCTAAAGCACGAATTATTGCAGAAGCTGGGCCAATAGTGATTGGCGAAGGGAACCTAATAGAAGAACAGGCCCTTATCATAAATGC ttACCCAGATAATATCACTCCTGACACTGAAGATCCAGAACCAAAACCTATGATCATTGGCACCAATAATGTGTTTGAAGTTGGCTGTT ATTCCCAAGCTATGAAGATGGGAGATAATAATGTCATTGAATCAAAAG CATATGTAGGCAGAAATGTAATATTGACAAGTGGCTGCATCATTGGGGCTTGTTGCAACCTAAATACATTTGAAGTCATCCCTGAGAATACGGTGATCTATGGTGCAGACTGCCTTCGTCGGGTGCAGACTGAGCGACCGCAG CCCCAGACACTACAGCTGGATTTCTTGATGAAAATCTTGCCAAATTACCACCACCTAAAGAAGACTATGAAAGGAAGCTCAACTCCAGTAAAGAACTAA